TGCCTGAGGGATCGACCGCGATGCAGACGCGCTATTCATTCGGCGGCGACGAGCACATCTTCGTCGAGGTCGCCGAAGAAATGTCCCTGGAGGCCTTCTTCAAGAGCCTGTCCATGACCAATGCGGTGCGCGAGGCAAACATCGCTGGCGTCACCGAGATTTGCCCGGCCAACGCCTCGTTCCAGATCAAGTTCGACCCCGACATCATCGCTCCGCAAGACCTGATGGCCGAGCTGAAGAGCTTCGAGGCAGCGGCCGAGAGCACTGAGAAGACCATCGCCACCCGCATCATCGAGATTCCGGTGCTCTATGATGATCCGTGGACCAATGAGACGCTGATGCGTTTCCGCGAACGCCATCAGGATCCGAACTCCACCGACCTGCAATATGCGGCGCGGGTGAACAATTACGAGAGCGTGGCGAGCTTCATCGCGGCCCACGCGGCCGCGCCGTGGTTC
Above is a window of Ancylobacter sp. WKF20 DNA encoding:
- a CDS encoding carboxyltransferase domain-containing protein, giving the protein MQTRYSFGGDEHIFVEVAEEMSLEAFFKSLSMTNAVREANIAGVTEICPANASFQIKFDPDIIAPQDLMAELKSFEAAAESTEKTIATRIIEIPVLYDDPWTNETLMRFRERHQDPNSTDLQYAARVNNYESVASFIAAHAAAPWFVSMVGFVAGLPFTYQLVERAKQIEVPKYLRPRTDTPRLTIGHGGCFGCIYSVRGAGGYQMFGVTPMPIYDPAGKISYLKDLMIFRPGDIIKFRSIDRAEYDATVAAIDEGRFEPRIASAPFSLDAFTADPDGTNAKLLEALNG